One Thermococcus kodakarensis KOD1 genomic window carries:
- a CDS encoding dihydropteroate synthase-like protein gives MPRRILLVTGKLAEPLVRKYGRGCDVFVAPVSVAAFLTPELIVRYLKKAGIKSEDYDFILIPGLVRGSAQIIEDELGIPAFKGPRNAMDLPQVLKALEEGFKLSKEVPADDLFSFDALKRVEDIRNRTKNKNYIEEALKKPWNALIGNLPAGRDFPARILAEVVDAPTLGVEKTVERALYYLREGADIIDIGMVAGERNLEFVDAIPEIREKLKEAGFEAPISFDSLNTSEIEGALDYADLFLSVDESNLEALVTEKPVVLIPTNQREGYFPTKPAERVKYLEKLKEKALDLGYKTIIPDLILEHVPHLARSVTAFQLYRERNPDDVLLAGVGNVVELYDADSVGMNALLAGIAKELSINLLLTTEVSAKAKGSVRELKRAVDMNLFDLPKDLGFDLLILKEKKEAEWRFEPANEVVEAQNRPVELEPVYFRIWVERGKIWVNAHKGTEAVLTIVGDEPNAIIDTVLERFEISPRHAFYLGRELERAYTALKLRRSYVQEVKLFREFYTE, from the coding sequence ATGCCTAGGAGAATCCTCCTCGTGACTGGGAAGCTGGCAGAGCCGCTCGTGAGGAAGTACGGGAGAGGATGTGATGTTTTCGTAGCCCCTGTGAGCGTCGCCGCCTTCCTCACCCCTGAGCTGATCGTTAGATACCTGAAAAAAGCCGGGATAAAAAGCGAAGACTACGATTTTATCCTCATCCCTGGCCTTGTAAGGGGCTCTGCTCAAATCATCGAGGACGAACTTGGGATTCCGGCCTTCAAAGGGCCGAGGAACGCGATGGATCTGCCACAGGTTCTGAAGGCTCTTGAAGAGGGCTTCAAGCTCAGCAAGGAAGTTCCTGCAGATGACCTCTTTTCCTTCGATGCGCTTAAGAGAGTTGAGGACATCAGAAACAGGACGAAGAACAAGAACTATATTGAAGAGGCCCTGAAAAAGCCCTGGAACGCCCTCATCGGCAACCTTCCAGCGGGAAGGGACTTTCCCGCGAGGATTCTCGCTGAGGTAGTCGATGCCCCCACGCTCGGCGTTGAGAAAACCGTCGAGAGGGCCCTCTACTACCTCCGTGAAGGTGCGGACATAATTGACATCGGCATGGTTGCAGGGGAGAGGAACCTCGAGTTTGTAGACGCGATACCTGAAATCCGAGAAAAGCTGAAAGAGGCTGGTTTTGAAGCTCCCATCAGCTTTGACTCTCTCAACACGTCCGAAATCGAGGGGGCGCTTGACTACGCCGACCTCTTTTTGAGCGTCGATGAGAGCAACCTTGAGGCCCTTGTAACGGAAAAGCCCGTCGTTTTAATACCAACAAACCAAAGGGAGGGCTACTTCCCCACCAAGCCTGCTGAAAGGGTTAAGTACCTCGAAAAGCTCAAGGAGAAAGCCCTAGACCTCGGCTACAAAACTATCATCCCCGACCTGATTCTCGAACACGTTCCCCACCTAGCGCGCTCGGTTACGGCCTTCCAGCTCTACCGCGAGAGAAACCCGGACGATGTCCTCCTCGCGGGAGTTGGGAACGTGGTAGAACTCTACGACGCCGACAGCGTTGGAATGAACGCCCTTCTTGCGGGGATTGCAAAGGAGCTTTCCATAAACCTCCTCCTGACAACGGAGGTAAGCGCGAAGGCGAAGGGTTCGGTTAGGGAGCTGAAGCGTGCGGTAGACATGAACCTCTTCGACCTCCCAAAAGACCTTGGCTTCGACCTGCTAATCCTCAAGGAGAAGAAAGAAGCCGAGTGGCGCTTCGAGCCTGCCAATGAGGTTGTGGAGGCACAGAATAGACCCGTCGAGCTTGAGCCAGTTTACTTCCGTATCTGGGTGGAGAGAGGCAAGATATGGGTGAACGCCCATAAGGGAACCGAAGCTGTTCTTACAATAGTCGGCGATGAGCCGAACGCAATAATCGACACGGTTCTTGAGCGCTTCGAGATAAGCCCGAGGCACGCTTTCTACCTCGGCAGGGAGCTGGAGAGGGCTTACACGGCTTTAAAGCTGAGGAGGAGCTACGTCCAGGAGGTTAAGCTGTTTCGAGAGTTCTATACGGAATGA
- a CDS encoding DUF72 domain-containing protein, which produces MIKVGTCGFCEARSKYFRDFDAVEVQQTFYRILQEKTLERWRKEAPEGFTFSIKAFQGVTHPANSPTWRRSNVKPGKDVGLLRPTSDVLHFWRVTLKEAETLGARFILIQLPKSFRESDESFANAEKFFEMIDRGNFEIAVELRGWSEKGIKRFVREFDVIDVTDPLVRIPLHTGDVSYYRLHGRYENGRIIYSHSYSDEELQKARERVIGWNRGESFVFFNNSDMCKDAKRFKTLLAG; this is translated from the coding sequence ATGATAAAGGTTGGAACCTGCGGCTTCTGTGAGGCTCGGAGTAAGTACTTTAGAGACTTTGACGCAGTCGAGGTGCAGCAGACTTTCTACCGGATTCTCCAGGAGAAGACGCTGGAGCGCTGGAGGAAAGAAGCTCCCGAGGGCTTCACATTCTCGATAAAGGCCTTTCAGGGAGTAACCCATCCAGCGAACAGCCCGACCTGGAGGAGGAGCAACGTAAAACCCGGAAAAGACGTGGGTCTGCTCAGGCCAACGAGCGACGTCCTTCACTTCTGGAGGGTAACGCTGAAGGAGGCCGAAACCCTTGGCGCAAGGTTCATTCTCATCCAGCTACCGAAGAGCTTCAGGGAGAGTGATGAGAGCTTTGCCAACGCGGAGAAGTTCTTCGAGATGATAGACAGGGGAAACTTTGAGATAGCCGTCGAGCTGAGGGGATGGAGCGAGAAGGGAATTAAGCGCTTCGTGAGGGAGTTCGACGTCATAGATGTCACAGACCCGCTCGTCAGGATTCCACTTCACACGGGGGATGTCAGCTACTACCGCCTGCACGGTCGCTATGAAAACGGGAGAATAATATACAGCCACTCCTACAGCGACGAGGAGCTTCAAAAGGCCAGGGAGAGGGTGATTGGCTGGAATAGGGGTGAAAGCTTCGTATTCTTCAACAACTCGGACATGTGCAAAGACGCGAAGAGGTTCAAGACTCTGCTAGCCGGTTAA
- a CDS encoding ABC transporter ATP-binding protein: MKTIIEARDLKKHFRSIKALDGITVEILEGVTLILGPNGGGKSTFLKLATGVYRPTSGEILVFGERPWNNRSVKERFSVAYDPPAFPQFVTGREWLKFFAESRGVGEESIIKAAELFDATSFLDKRISEYSSGMLKRISLAQAFVGEPELVFLDEPLANIDFDSMEKVVEVIEGMKGKRSFVIISHIWEPLMPVVDWVVVIGNGKLVLSGRAEEVQEDVEKLFKPRIRRSKEGGAKESPSPGQEGRQTPTSV, from the coding sequence ATGAAGACCATAATAGAGGCCAGAGACCTTAAAAAGCACTTCAGGAGCATCAAGGCCCTTGACGGGATTACCGTTGAGATTCTTGAAGGTGTAACGCTCATTCTCGGTCCCAACGGTGGCGGAAAGAGCACGTTCCTCAAGCTCGCCACAGGCGTTTACAGGCCGACCTCGGGAGAAATCCTCGTGTTCGGAGAGAGACCGTGGAACAACAGGAGTGTCAAGGAGCGTTTCAGCGTTGCCTATGACCCTCCTGCGTTTCCGCAGTTCGTGACGGGAAGGGAGTGGCTGAAGTTCTTCGCAGAGAGCAGGGGAGTTGGTGAGGAGTCCATAATTAAAGCTGCAGAGCTCTTCGATGCGACCTCCTTCCTGGACAAAAGGATAAGCGAGTACTCGTCTGGGATGCTGAAGAGGATTTCACTCGCTCAGGCCTTTGTGGGGGAGCCAGAGCTGGTTTTTCTCGACGAGCCGCTGGCCAACATTGACTTCGACAGCATGGAGAAAGTCGTCGAAGTCATCGAGGGCATGAAAGGCAAGAGAAGCTTCGTGATAATCAGCCACATCTGGGAGCCATTGATGCCTGTAGTGGACTGGGTCGTCGTGATTGGGAACGGGAAGCTCGTGTTGAGCGGAAGGGCCGAAGAAGTGCAGGAAGATGTCGAGAAGCTCTTTAAACCGCGCATAAGACGTTCAAAAGAGGGAGGAGCCAAGGAAAGCCCCTCCCCCGGGCAGGAGGGTCGGCAAACTCCCACCAGCGTTTGA
- a CDS encoding PHP domain-containing protein translates to MLEFPHDTHTHTVYSDGIGSIADNIASAEEKGLKLLGITDHSHYVVGKTFNRYIREIRRWGNESEITVLTGIEGNITPNGVDVPDFVAEKLDYVIASVHEWVDTPNEYLDLVKLALMDENVDVIGHFGANFPYVGFPSVEELNEVLELAEAKGKAFEISSRYRVPELDFIRECIKRGIKLTFASDAHFPEGVGNVGWSEKVFKKAGGKKEDLLFEEFL, encoded by the coding sequence ATGCTCGAATTCCCGCACGATACCCACACGCACACCGTATATTCGGACGGGATTGGCTCGATAGCTGACAACATAGCCTCAGCCGAGGAAAAAGGTCTCAAACTTCTTGGAATAACCGACCACAGCCACTACGTAGTTGGCAAAACGTTCAACCGCTACATCAGGGAGATAAGGCGGTGGGGAAATGAGTCCGAGATAACGGTTCTCACTGGCATAGAGGGGAACATAACCCCCAACGGCGTCGACGTTCCTGATTTCGTTGCTGAAAAGCTCGATTACGTTATAGCTAGCGTCCACGAGTGGGTTGATACTCCAAATGAGTACCTCGACCTTGTGAAGCTCGCCCTGATGGATGAGAACGTGGACGTGATAGGCCACTTTGGGGCAAACTTCCCCTACGTCGGATTTCCCTCGGTGGAGGAACTTAATGAAGTCCTCGAGCTAGCTGAAGCCAAAGGAAAGGCTTTCGAGATAAGCTCCCGCTATCGCGTTCCCGAGCTGGATTTTATCCGGGAGTGCATAAAGAGGGGGATAAAGCTTACCTTCGCGAGCGACGCTCACTTTCCCGAGGGAGTTGGAAACGTGGGCTGGAGCGAAAAGGTCTTTAAGAAGGCTGGCGGAAAGAAAGAAGACCTCCTCTTCGAGGAGTTCCTCTGA
- a CDS encoding cobalamin B12-binding domain-containing protein — protein MVERSKVRVLIAKPGLDGHDRGAKVIARALRDAGFEVIYTGIRQTPEQIVESVIQEDVDVLGISILSGAHMVLIPKILKLLEERGIKPNEDILVLAGGIIPPDDAEQLEKMGVAKVFGPGSPISEIIKFIDENVPKLKKFRENA, from the coding sequence ATGGTCGAACGCTCAAAGGTTAGGGTTCTCATCGCCAAGCCGGGTCTGGACGGCCACGACAGGGGCGCAAAGGTCATAGCCAGAGCCCTCAGGGATGCGGGTTTTGAGGTCATCTACACCGGCATCAGGCAGACTCCGGAGCAGATAGTCGAGAGCGTTATCCAGGAAGACGTTGATGTCCTTGGTATAAGCATCCTTTCTGGGGCCCACATGGTCCTGATACCGAAGATACTCAAGCTTCTTGAGGAGAGGGGAATAAAGCCCAACGAGGACATTCTCGTGCTCGCTGGGGGTATAATCCCGCCCGACGACGCCGAGCAGCTCGAGAAGATGGGTGTCGCCAAGGTCTTCGGCCCGGGAAGCCCGATAAGCGAGATAATCAAGTTCATAGACGAGAACGTGCCAAAGCTCAAGAAGTTCAGGGAGAACGCATAA
- the meaB gene encoding methylmalonyl Co-A mutase-associated GTPase MeaB: MIDGLIERMLKGDKRAAARLITLVENDEEKAREIVSKIYPYTGKAYIVGITGPPGAGKSTLLDKLIRVAREEGKVVGVIAIDPTSPFTGGALLGDRIRMQRHSTDPGVFIRSMATRGSLGGLAKATNDAIKVLDAYGCDVIFVETVGVGQIEVDIVKTADTVVLVTVPGLGDDIQAIKAGLMEIADIFVINKADKEGADATYFELNLMLDLEKERWEKRGWRPPIVETVATTMRGIRDLWKAINDHKAFLEKSGELEKKRRFRAEEEIKTIVSDRIARTVGKKLSEDEISTLIERVVKREIDPYSAADQVIEKALGVKV, encoded by the coding sequence ATGATAGACGGGCTTATTGAGAGGATGCTCAAGGGAGACAAGAGGGCCGCCGCGAGGCTTATAACCCTCGTCGAGAACGACGAGGAAAAGGCCCGGGAGATCGTCTCGAAGATTTATCCATACACCGGAAAAGCCTACATAGTCGGAATAACCGGGCCACCGGGGGCAGGAAAGTCAACACTACTCGACAAGCTGATCAGGGTGGCCAGGGAAGAGGGTAAAGTCGTAGGCGTTATAGCGATAGACCCGACTTCTCCCTTCACAGGCGGTGCCCTCCTTGGGGACAGGATACGGATGCAGAGGCACTCAACTGATCCGGGAGTCTTCATAAGGAGCATGGCAACGAGGGGTTCTCTGGGTGGACTGGCCAAGGCCACCAACGACGCGATAAAGGTCCTCGACGCCTACGGCTGTGACGTGATCTTCGTTGAAACCGTCGGAGTCGGACAGATAGAAGTTGACATCGTAAAAACAGCAGATACGGTTGTCCTTGTCACCGTTCCCGGCCTCGGGGATGACATCCAGGCAATAAAGGCCGGTCTCATGGAGATAGCAGACATCTTCGTCATCAACAAGGCCGACAAGGAGGGGGCCGACGCCACCTACTTCGAGCTTAACCTGATGCTCGACCTCGAAAAGGAACGCTGGGAGAAGCGTGGCTGGCGGCCGCCGATAGTCGAGACCGTCGCTACCACGATGAGGGGCATCCGCGACCTCTGGAAGGCAATAAACGACCACAAGGCTTTTCTTGAGAAGAGCGGCGAGCTTGAGAAGAAGAGGCGCTTCAGGGCAGAAGAGGAGATAAAAACAATTGTGTCGGACAGGATAGCGAGAACCGTTGGCAAAAAGCTCTCCGAGGATGAAATCTCCACACTGATTGAACGGGTTGTTAAGAGAGAGATTGACCCGTACTCTGCCGCGGATCAGGTTATTGAAAAGGCACTGGGGGTGAAGGTATGA
- the mce gene encoding methylmalonyl-CoA epimerase, whose product MIKKIDHVGIAVKNLEEAIKVWEGLGLKVDEIEEVPDQKVRTAIIHVGESRIELLEATSEDSPIAKFIEKRGEGIHHIALGVDNIEEHLEKLKEAGYRLIDEKPRIGAGGAKIAFVHPKSVTGVLLELCQRD is encoded by the coding sequence ATGATAAAGAAGATTGACCATGTTGGTATTGCCGTTAAGAACCTTGAGGAGGCCATAAAAGTCTGGGAGGGCCTTGGGCTTAAGGTTGATGAGATCGAGGAAGTTCCCGACCAGAAGGTCAGGACGGCCATAATCCACGTTGGGGAGAGCAGGATTGAGCTTCTTGAGGCCACTTCGGAGGACTCTCCGATAGCCAAGTTCATTGAGAAGCGCGGTGAAGGGATACACCACATAGCCCTCGGCGTTGACAACATCGAGGAGCACCTCGAAAAGCTGAAGGAAGCCGGCTACCGCCTCATAGACGAGAAGCCGAGGATCGGAGCTGGCGGGGCCAAGATAGCCTTCGTCCACCCGAAGTCCGTCACCGGTGTCCTCCTGGAGCTCTGCCAGAGGGACTGA